The sequence below is a genomic window from Draconibacterium halophilum.
AATTATTGCTTACTCGTTTCATATCTTTAAAATTTTATATCGTTAATATTCAAAAGCATCTCTTGCGACCTGATTTTTTTTGTCGAATATCTAAATTCTCTCTTTTGCTCTTTACAATGGTAAAATCTTGCCAATTTTATGTTTCCGGAGATTTTGATGCAAATTTTACATATGTAGTTTTATCTCAAAATTCTCCCCGGCAAAACACCAAACCCTATCTCCCTGTATATGTGCACCTTAATTCACGCACTCAAATAACAATTCATATCGTGTCCCATAAAAAAAATAAACATTAGTACTATTTATTGTGACCTTGTAACTGTTACAACCAACAGTCATAAATTCCACATAATGAGTAGGCAAATCCACACTTAAAAACATTGTTTTAAGCATCGGCTCTTATAAAAACCAAGCACAATACACGCATATCTACCTGTCTTTATGCCCCTTACAAATAACCACCGAATAGTCGCCAAAAATATGTGGCCTGATTTTCTCAACGCTATAGAACAAAATCATTTAGAAAACTTTAAAAAATTAAAACAATGAAATGAAAGATAAGCTTAGCAATTGCAGTTTTAACAATTATCACAAGCAGTGTTTTTTACTCTTGTCAACAAAAATCGGAAACAGAAAAAGCTTTGGAAAAGGCGGAAATAGAGTTTGAGAAATTTAAAGAAGATATTGAAGACCTGAGTGAAGATGATCCGCAATTTTATGACAAGCTTGAGAAAAAATTAATCGCGTTTGATGAAAAAATGGAAGACATCGCAGAAGATTTGGAAGAAGGGGCGGAAACAACCGGAGAAAAATTTAATGAGTCGATAAACGACATTCGTGCTGAAGCCAAAGATCTAGGCGATAAAGTATCTGATTTTACTGAAAACACCGGCGATGATATTGAAAATCTCGGAGAGGAAATAAAGGATGATTTCAACAGACTAAAACAAGATTTAAAAAATAATAAGTAATAAAACGATGCGCAGGTTGGTAATTCAGCTTGCGTTTTTTTCGATATGGAGAACCTTGAAAATGCCATACAAATTGTAACTGAGAAACTCTCGGGCTGGGCAAATGAATTTATTGCAATGCTACCCAACTTTGCAATTGCAATATTAATCGTAGTTATTTTTTACCTTTTTTCACGGCTTTTCGCCAAATTACTGCGTACTACCCTATTAAAATTAACCAGCAATTTAGCTGTTGTAAAATTAATAGCATCGTTTTCACGCATTGCAATTATGACCGCCGCAGTATTTATAGCGCTGGGAATACTGGAGCTTGAAAAAACGGTAACCTCGCTTCTGGCAGGATTGGGAATTGTTGGACTGGCCATAGGTTTTGCATTTAAAGATGCTATAGCCAATTTTTGGCGGGAATATACATTACGTTTAAAAGCACCGTTAATGTTGGCGATATTGTAGAATTTGGTGACCATATGGGGCCAGTAAAATCCATTGGATTACGTGCTGTAAAAATCGATACTTTCCAGGGGCAGGAAGTGGTTATTCCAAACCGCCTGATTTTTGAAGACATTTATAAACATTATACCGTAAATAAGGTACGTCGTATCGATTTAAATGTAGGAATCAGTTATGGCGAGGATTTGCAAAAAGTGGAAGACATAACCCTGCAAGCCATTAAGAAAATAGATTACCTGATGAATACGAAACCCATTGATCTGTATTTCCTGGAGTTTGGCGACAGTTCCATAAATTTTGTAATCAGGTACTGGGTAAACTTTCAGAAGCAAACCGATTACCTGCAGGCCTTAAGTGATGGAATAAAAAATATTAAATCGGCTTACGATGCCAACGACATTACCATCCCATTCCCAATTCGTTCACTCGATTTTGGAATTAAAGGTGGCAAAACGTTAACAGAAGTAATGCCCGGAGAAAAGAACAAATAAACAGAAAATATTTATCGAAAAAAGATTAAAAGATGAACGAAATAACAATAACAAAAGCACTTACAAATCACCACAACGAAATGCGTGATTTAATTGAAGAAATTAAAAAAGATAAATCGCAATATATTCTATTAAAAAAGCACCTTGATGTGCATCACGAACTGGAAGAAGATCTTTTACTGCGTATTTTGAATAATAACAAGGACGTAAAAGATGAATCGCTGGAATCGCAAGAGGAGCATTTTGTTCTAAACATGCTTTTACTCGACCTTGCTGATTTCCCGAAAAACAATCCACGCTGGATGATAAAGTTTAAAGTATTTGTAGAAATTCTTGAACATCACCTTAGCGAAGAGGAGGAAGATCTATTTCCCGAGGCAGAAGAATACCTGTCGGAAAAGCAACAAAAGGAGTCGGGGAAACAATTTCAGGAACTGAAAGCGCAACGACTGTCGGCTGCACTTGAAACAAAACCACAGGAATCGATGCATTAAAAGACCAAAGCACTTAATAA
It includes:
- a CDS encoding mechanosensitive ion channel family protein, with product MENLENAIQIVTEKLSGWANEFIAMLPNFAIAILIVVIFYLFSRLFAKLLRTTLLKLTSNLAVVKLIASFSRIAIMTAAVFIALGILELEKTVTSLLAGLGIVGLAIGFAFKDAIANFWREYTLRLKAPLMLAIL
- a CDS encoding mechanosensitive ion channel family protein; its protein translation is MAGIYITFKSTVNVGDIVEFGDHMGPVKSIGLRAVKIDTFQGQEVVIPNRLIFEDIYKHYTVNKVRRIDLNVGISYGEDLQKVEDITLQAIKKIDYLMNTKPIDLYFLEFGDSSINFVIRYWVNFQKQTDYLQALSDGIKNIKSAYDANDITIPFPIRSLDFGIKGGKTLTEVMPGEKNK
- a CDS encoding hemerythrin domain-containing protein, producing the protein MNEITITKALTNHHNEMRDLIEEIKKDKSQYILLKKHLDVHHELEEDLLLRILNNNKDVKDESLESQEEHFVLNMLLLDLADFPKNNPRWMIKFKVFVEILEHHLSEEEEDLFPEAEEYLSEKQQKESGKQFQELKAQRLSAALETKPQESMH